The Cerasicoccus sp. TK19100 genome window below encodes:
- a CDS encoding biotin--[acetyl-CoA-carboxylase] ligase encodes MNASLNEDDLSLLAALREARPGFVSGEDLADRLGVSRVSIKSRLDKLKAEGFAIEAVRKQGYSLTAEPEALHPLLLELELRALGAGVDWILLDECASTNDEAMRRLTDGAPCPLVVMSRKQSAGRGRLGRRWHSDDAGNLMLSFGVRPDKPPAFMQRFTVWVGLRLAARLSEFSSVAVKAKWPNDLLINGRKLAGILTEARLDADRMRELILGLGLNINSAVDTWPVEVRSIATSLASASGRAFSMSQVTALVLAELVNAYTDYQNGAIDTEMECLWGEFSAINQQPVTITTYDGEIEGEVVGIDTTSALQLRLANGEIKTFAAGDVSLSGNY; translated from the coding sequence ATGAACGCATCCCTCAACGAGGACGACCTGAGCCTGCTCGCCGCCTTGCGCGAGGCACGCCCCGGCTTTGTATCCGGCGAAGATCTGGCCGACCGCCTTGGCGTGTCACGGGTCAGCATCAAAAGCCGCCTCGACAAGCTGAAGGCCGAAGGCTTTGCCATTGAGGCCGTCCGCAAGCAGGGCTACTCGCTGACCGCCGAGCCCGAGGCACTCCACCCCCTCTTGCTGGAGCTGGAGCTGCGAGCGTTAGGTGCCGGCGTGGACTGGATTTTACTCGACGAATGCGCCAGCACCAACGACGAGGCGATGCGTCGCCTGACCGATGGCGCACCCTGCCCGCTCGTAGTCATGTCGCGCAAGCAAAGCGCGGGCCGCGGTCGCCTGGGCCGCCGTTGGCACAGCGACGATGCGGGAAACCTCATGCTCAGCTTTGGCGTGCGCCCGGATAAGCCGCCCGCCTTCATGCAGCGCTTCACGGTGTGGGTCGGCCTGCGGCTGGCCGCGCGCTTGTCTGAGTTTTCCAGCGTTGCGGTTAAAGCCAAGTGGCCGAACGACCTGCTCATCAATGGCCGCAAGCTGGCAGGGATCTTGACCGAAGCCCGCCTCGATGCCGACCGTATGCGCGAGCTGATCCTCGGGCTTGGTCTGAATATAAACAGTGCGGTCGATACCTGGCCGGTCGAGGTGCGCAGCATTGCCACCAGCCTGGCCTCCGCCAGCGGCCGGGCTTTTTCCATGAGCCAGGTCACTGCGCTCGTGCTCGCCGAGCTGGTCAACGCCTACACCGACTACCAAAACGGCGCGATCGACACCGAAATGGAGTGCCTGTGGGGCGAGTTTTCCGCGATCAACCAACAGCCGGTGACCATCACCACGTACGACGGCGAGATCGAGGGTGAAGTCGTCGGCATCGACACCACCAGCGCCCTGCAACTGCGGCTGGCCAACGGCGAAATCAAAACTTTTGCCGCGGGCGACGTCAGCCTGAGTGGCAATTACTAA
- a CDS encoding type III pantothenate kinase has protein sequence MPEILVIDVGNTRAKWAILDGYQVTDHGAVPTKSVVDSLPDILAKSAAPISWCSVVPPIDAALTAALDASSRAHFRLTCQDAPGLSITYPHPEQVGQDRLANAIAAQALVGAPVTIIDIGTATTFEVVSEKLGFIGGIIAPGLSAMTDYMHEKAAMLPQLTEADMQPGLRIGRSTKQAMSVGCTRGYPGMIRALLEGVYEEFAALGENQPTVLLTGGAAQGFLREALNEFRAEPDLTLIGLAEAHRRRIG, from the coding sequence ATGCCGGAAATATTGGTCATCGATGTCGGCAACACCCGCGCCAAGTGGGCAATTCTCGACGGCTATCAAGTGACCGATCACGGTGCCGTGCCGACGAAGTCCGTGGTCGATTCACTGCCCGACATTTTGGCAAAGTCCGCGGCTCCAATCAGTTGGTGCAGCGTGGTCCCGCCCATCGACGCAGCGCTCACGGCGGCGCTGGACGCCTCGAGTCGCGCGCATTTCCGGCTCACCTGCCAAGACGCGCCGGGGCTGTCGATCACCTACCCGCACCCGGAGCAAGTCGGCCAGGATCGCCTGGCCAACGCCATTGCCGCCCAAGCGCTGGTGGGCGCGCCGGTGACCATTATCGACATCGGCACGGCGACCACGTTTGAAGTTGTCAGCGAAAAATTGGGCTTCATCGGCGGCATCATCGCCCCGGGTTTATCGGCCATGACCGACTACATGCACGAAAAGGCCGCCATGCTGCCGCAGCTCACCGAAGCCGACATGCAGCCCGGCCTGCGCATCGGCCGCAGCACGAAACAGGCGATGTCCGTCGGCTGCACGCGCGGCTACCCGGGCATGATTCGCGCACTGCTGGAGGGCGTTTACGAGGAGTTTGCCGCACTGGGCGAGAATCAGCCCACCGTGCTCTTAACCGGCGGTGCCGCACAGGGATTCCTCCGCGAGGCGTTGAACGAATTTCGCGCCGAGCCGGACCTGACACTCATCGGACTAGCCGAGGCGCATCGTCGCCGGATCGGTTAG
- a CDS encoding class I SAM-dependent methyltransferase, which produces MSDSPAAVEYQFHEGYEPHTTRLLLPHIMDFIQRAGAKRVMDIGCGNGSIAREVSRRGISVVGVEPSESGLAQCRENCPDGRFYQLGVYDNPDDVEEKAFDFAYSTEVIEHLFNPRALPRFAAAKLAPGGQLLLTTPYHGWLKNVAISVLNKWDKHHTVLWDGGHVKFWSRQTLTQLLEEEGFAVTDFRGCGRAPYLWESMILLARKR; this is translated from the coding sequence ATGAGCGATTCGCCGGCAGCAGTTGAGTATCAATTCCACGAGGGCTACGAGCCGCATACGACGCGTCTGCTGCTGCCGCACATCATGGATTTTATCCAACGCGCCGGGGCGAAGCGGGTCATGGATATCGGTTGTGGCAATGGCTCGATCGCGCGCGAGGTCAGCCGCCGGGGCATTTCCGTGGTCGGCGTCGAGCCCAGCGAGAGCGGGCTGGCGCAGTGTCGTGAGAACTGCCCGGACGGCCGTTTTTATCAACTGGGAGTTTACGATAATCCCGACGACGTTGAGGAAAAGGCGTTCGATTTCGCCTATTCGACGGAGGTCATCGAGCACCTGTTTAACCCCCGTGCGTTGCCGCGTTTTGCGGCGGCAAAGCTGGCTCCCGGCGGGCAACTGCTGCTCACGACGCCTTACCATGGCTGGTTGAAAAACGTCGCGATCTCCGTGCTGAACAAGTGGGACAAGCACCACACGGTGCTTTGGGACGGCGGTCACGTAAAATTCTGGTCGCGCCAGACGCTCACGCAATTGCTGGAGGAAGAAGGCTTTGCGGTGACCGATTTTCGCGGATGCGGGCGCGCGCCTTACCTGTGGGAATCGATGATCTTGCTGGCGCGCAAGCGATAG
- a CDS encoding FAD-dependent oxidoreductase: protein MSSPSKPHYFKPEWVQPTTERLQADVAIYGGTAAGVIAAKALAKRGRSVVILNPSPILGGMTTGGLGWTDFGKKDVIGGMSRQFYLDLGASYGSDEPAWTFEPKAAQKLIDAYADHEKITVRHKQFLAAVSLEGSRIKSVEMLGGLVVEAQCFMDCTYEGDLFAKAGVRYTVGRENNDVYGETINGVQIRPKHQFASPVDPYVVEGDPTSGVLPYVNEGDAAPEGTGDHRIQAYNFRVCMTDDPELKVDWVKPDSFDPLDHELARRWFNSTPDDYNAHLPNAKNNNLPDPDSILRKFDVIDPKTPGGYLKTDTNNHGPVSTDFIGANYAWPEASYAEREVMFQEHYDYIMGHFWFMANDPSIPEVYRKGYGRFGLPKDEFPESGHWPHQLYVREARRMVSDYVLSEQDVQHFRQPEDPVAMGSYAMDSHNCQRFVRDDRVYNEGDVQLKPKAPYGISYRSIVPSADQCENLLVPVCLSASHIAFGSIRMEPVFMALGESAAIAADIAMTAQCAIQQVDYAKLASELQAAGQVLSSS from the coding sequence ATGTCTTCCCCTTCCAAGCCACATTATTTCAAACCAGAATGGGTCCAACCGACCACCGAACGCCTCCAGGCCGATGTGGCCATCTACGGTGGCACGGCAGCCGGCGTGATCGCCGCCAAAGCATTGGCCAAGCGGGGCCGCAGCGTCGTTATCCTGAACCCGTCGCCCATCCTGGGCGGCATGACTACGGGTGGCCTTGGCTGGACGGATTTTGGGAAAAAAGACGTCATCGGCGGCATGTCCCGCCAGTTCTATCTGGACCTCGGTGCCAGCTACGGCAGCGATGAACCTGCCTGGACCTTTGAGCCCAAGGCCGCACAAAAGCTGATCGACGCCTACGCCGACCACGAGAAAATCACCGTGCGCCACAAGCAATTCCTGGCCGCCGTCAGCCTGGAAGGCAGCCGCATTAAATCCGTTGAGATGCTCGGTGGCCTCGTCGTCGAGGCGCAGTGCTTCATGGATTGCACCTACGAGGGCGACTTGTTTGCCAAAGCCGGTGTCCGCTACACCGTCGGCCGCGAAAATAACGACGTTTACGGCGAAACGATCAACGGCGTGCAGATCCGCCCGAAGCATCAGTTTGCCAGCCCTGTGGACCCGTATGTCGTCGAGGGCGACCCGACCAGCGGCGTCCTGCCCTACGTTAACGAAGGCGACGCGGCCCCGGAAGGCACCGGCGACCACCGTATTCAGGCTTACAATTTCCGTGTCTGCATGACCGACGACCCCGAGCTGAAAGTTGATTGGGTCAAGCCCGACAGCTTCGACCCGCTCGACCACGAGCTGGCCCGCCGTTGGTTTAACAGCACGCCGGACGACTACAACGCCCACCTGCCCAACGCGAAGAACAACAACCTGCCCGACCCGGATTCCATCCTGCGCAAGTTCGACGTGATCGACCCGAAGACGCCGGGCGGCTATTTAAAGACCGACACAAACAACCACGGCCCGGTCTCCACGGATTTCATCGGTGCCAACTACGCCTGGCCCGAGGCAAGCTATGCCGAGCGCGAGGTGATGTTCCAGGAGCACTACGATTACATCATGGGGCACTTCTGGTTTATGGCCAACGACCCGTCGATCCCCGAGGTTTACCGCAAGGGCTATGGTCGCTTCGGCCTGCCCAAGGATGAATTCCCCGAGAGTGGGCATTGGCCGCACCAGCTCTACGTCCGCGAGGCACGCCGTATGGTCAGCGACTACGTGCTCAGCGAGCAGGACGTGCAGCATTTCCGCCAACCGGAAGACCCGGTCGCCATGGGCTCCTATGCCATGGACAGCCATAACTGCCAGCGCTTTGTCCGCGACGACCGCGTTTACAACGAAGGCGACGTCCAGCTCAAGCCCAAGGCCCCCTATGGCATTAGCTACCGCTCAATCGTCCCCTCGGCCGATCAATGCGAGAATCTGCTGGTGCCGGTTTGCCTGTCGGCCTCACACATCGCCTTTGGCTCAATCCGCATGGAGCCGGTCTTTATGGCCCTTGGTGAAAGCGCGGCCATCGCGGCCGACATCGCCATGACCGCGCAATGCGCGATCCAACAAGTCGACTACGCCAAGCTGGCCAGCGAACTCCAGGCCGCCGGGCAAGTCTTGTCGTCGAGCTAA
- a CDS encoding ABC transporter ATP-binding protein, with protein sequence MPEEQAKESPPPAIEVVGLTKRYGRVKAIDGVSFRVEPGQIVGFLGPNGAGKSTTMRILCGLQPASSGVVKICGIPVASNPYETKRHIGYMPEHNPLPEDMRVLEYLRYRARLKEVPMRKVKARVDEAMEICDLQRKARRKVIGALSKGYRQRVGIADTILAEPDLIVMDEPTIGLDPHQILSIRNLIDSLRGRMSVIISSHILPEIEKSCDRVIIINQGRIVANGNSADLRKEFLPKTTYRLNVNMNKGDLMRVMKGVHHELTIDTSTPLEDEYWEHRLKAPSELVLTEPILEALQKCNARIRELARLQPNLEDIFMAATRRSWDETAAPFKGRTRPGVPMPKH encoded by the coding sequence GTGCCAGAGGAGCAAGCAAAAGAGTCCCCACCACCCGCAATTGAAGTCGTCGGCCTGACCAAGCGCTATGGGCGCGTCAAGGCGATTGACGGCGTGTCCTTCCGCGTGGAGCCGGGGCAGATCGTGGGCTTTCTGGGGCCCAACGGCGCTGGCAAGAGCACCACGATGCGCATCCTTTGCGGCCTGCAACCGGCGAGCTCCGGCGTGGTGAAAATCTGCGGCATCCCCGTGGCCAGCAACCCCTACGAGACCAAGCGCCACATCGGCTACATGCCCGAGCACAACCCGCTGCCCGAGGACATGCGCGTGCTGGAATACCTCCGCTACCGCGCCCGCCTGAAGGAGGTGCCGATGCGCAAGGTGAAAGCCCGCGTCGACGAGGCCATGGAAATTTGCGATTTGCAGCGCAAAGCCCGCCGCAAGGTAATTGGCGCTCTGTCCAAGGGCTACCGCCAGCGTGTGGGCATCGCCGACACCATCCTGGCCGAGCCGGACCTCATCGTGATGGACGAGCCCACCATCGGCCTCGACCCGCACCAGATCCTTTCCATCCGCAACCTGATCGATAGCCTGCGCGGCCGCATGAGCGTGATTATCTCCAGCCATATTTTGCCGGAGATCGAGAAATCCTGCGACCGCGTGATCATCATCAACCAGGGGCGCATCGTGGCCAATGGCAACTCCGCAGACCTACGCAAGGAGTTCCTGCCCAAGACGACCTACCGGCTCAACGTTAACATGAACAAGGGCGACCTGATGCGCGTGATGAAGGGCGTCCACCATGAGCTGACCATCGACACCAGCACCCCGCTGGAGGATGAATACTGGGAGCACCGCCTCAAGGCACCGTCCGAGCTCGTGCTGACCGAGCCTATTTTGGAGGCCCTGCAAAAGTGCAACGCGCGCATCCGCGAACTCGCCCGCCTCCAGCCCAACCTCGAAGATATTTTCATGGCCGCCACACGCCGCAGTTGGGACGAAACCGCTGCGCCGTTCAAAGGCCGCACCCGCCCGGGCGTCCCCATGCCCAAGCACTAA
- a CDS encoding ABC transporter permease: protein MRHFFTLLLHEIRMLLIAPASYVAAVLFLMLMTFVYYFYLNAAASEPSDHTVGVWFFQAFWIPVCFMIPLLTMKSIAEERRLGTLETLMTTPATALQIVLSKFLSSYFFYIFLWALTIPFPFIVHYYIGESVPLSLLFNHASMIGGYSFIAISGLLYIAVGIFASSMTRNQLVAGMLSFCILFVMILAGALMLKVPIIDTQWILQSYDIVNYINSFEHLEDFSRGVLDSRPLFLYGSMTMLLLGITTLIVESKA, encoded by the coding sequence ATGCGTCATTTTTTCACCCTTTTACTGCACGAGATCCGGATGCTGTTGATAGCGCCCGCCAGCTATGTGGCGGCGGTGCTCTTCCTGATGCTCATGACGTTCGTGTATTACTTTTACCTGAATGCGGCGGCGTCCGAGCCGAGCGACCACACCGTGGGCGTGTGGTTTTTCCAGGCATTCTGGATTCCGGTGTGCTTCATGATTCCGCTGCTCACGATGAAGTCCATCGCCGAGGAGCGCCGCCTGGGCACGCTGGAAACACTGATGACCACGCCCGCAACCGCGCTCCAAATCGTCCTTAGCAAGTTCCTGAGCAGCTACTTCTTTTATATTTTCCTGTGGGCGCTGACGATTCCGTTCCCCTTCATCGTCCACTACTACATTGGCGAGAGCGTGCCCCTGAGTTTGCTGTTTAATCACGCCTCGATGATCGGTGGCTACAGCTTCATCGCGATCAGCGGCTTGCTCTACATTGCTGTAGGCATCTTTGCCAGCAGCATGACGCGCAACCAGCTCGTGGCCGGGATGCTGAGTTTCTGCATTTTGTTTGTGATGATTCTCGCCGGCGCATTGATGCTTAAGGTGCCGATCATTGATACGCAGTGGATACTACAGTCCTACGACATCGTCAATTACATCAATTCGTTTGAGCACCTTGAGGACTTCAGTCGCGGCGTGCTCGATTCCCGTCCATTGTTCCTCTACGGCAGTATGACCATGCTGCTGCTCGGCATCACCACCCTCATTGTTGAAAGCAAGGCATGA
- a CDS encoding GldG family protein, whose translation MSALDDFRIARWVKRLNRTIQILLSLTLAIALNLIAAKHFMREDITRNHRYSLAPETLAYLQQIEEPIRIIVTEPTNANSPELAEIFADIQNLLREFQYASRVNGKQMLRVDYINIYKDSLATEELVRKYNVKPAEEAQIVVVVTSGDEYTEVYLTDMYRDTAVDEKVFTGEQAITTAVLDVMRPDKTMLYFTTGHSEMNLEDVGERRGLSQMATFLRKRNYRAKELDLTQVAEAPEDASVIIVAAPQLGFLPEEQEILRQYLDKGDGRLIVLLDPAIPHGLDDLFYDWGVLADDMIVLEASDNFVASGGDMLVAKFAEHPTTDYILKNQLKGKFGLSRPVRIDPGSPLDDRLQAVELVGSSAMSWGERNYRNESSKYDQASDLAGPVSLAVVSERVTGSDLGLDLQGGKLAVFGNSTWLGNSKFNIGANPILFNNVLNWMLERDEMVNIPPQVIERHQLLISQDEAFQIYLRLLTLPGGVALVGMLILMLRRR comes from the coding sequence ATGAGCGCACTGGATGATTTTCGCATAGCCCGCTGGGTCAAGCGGCTCAACCGCACGATCCAAATCCTGCTGTCGCTGACGCTGGCCATCGCGCTCAATCTGATCGCAGCCAAGCACTTCATGCGCGAGGACATTACCCGCAACCACCGTTATTCGCTGGCACCGGAAACCCTCGCCTACCTCCAGCAAATCGAGGAACCGATCCGCATCATCGTCACCGAGCCGACCAACGCCAACTCCCCCGAACTGGCCGAGATCTTTGCCGACATCCAAAACCTGCTTCGTGAGTTCCAGTATGCCTCGCGCGTCAACGGAAAGCAGATGCTGAGGGTGGACTACATTAACATCTACAAGGACAGCCTCGCGACCGAGGAACTCGTCCGGAAATACAACGTCAAGCCAGCCGAAGAGGCACAAATCGTTGTCGTCGTCACCAGTGGCGATGAATACACGGAAGTTTACCTGACCGACATGTATCGCGACACGGCCGTGGACGAAAAGGTCTTCACCGGCGAACAGGCCATCACCACGGCAGTGCTCGATGTGATGCGCCCGGACAAGACGATGCTCTACTTTACTACCGGCCACAGCGAGATGAATCTGGAAGATGTCGGCGAGCGCCGTGGCCTCTCGCAGATGGCGACCTTTTTGCGCAAGCGTAACTACCGCGCCAAAGAGCTGGATTTGACCCAGGTCGCCGAAGCGCCGGAAGACGCCAGCGTCATCATTGTCGCAGCGCCCCAGCTTGGCTTTCTTCCCGAAGAACAGGAAATCCTTCGCCAATACCTCGATAAAGGCGACGGCCGGCTCATCGTGCTACTCGACCCGGCGATTCCCCACGGGCTCGATGACCTGTTTTACGACTGGGGCGTTTTGGCCGACGACATGATTGTGCTCGAAGCCTCGGACAACTTCGTCGCCTCCGGGGGCGACATGCTCGTAGCCAAGTTCGCCGAGCACCCGACCACGGACTATATTTTGAAGAACCAGCTCAAGGGCAAATTCGGTCTGAGCCGCCCGGTCCGCATCGATCCCGGCTCCCCGCTGGATGACCGCTTGCAGGCCGTAGAGCTGGTCGGCTCCTCTGCGATGAGCTGGGGTGAGCGCAACTACCGCAACGAGTCCTCCAAGTATGATCAGGCCAGCGATTTGGCCGGCCCCGTCAGCCTGGCCGTCGTTTCAGAGCGCGTCACGGGCTCAGACCTTGGCCTCGACTTACAGGGCGGAAAGCTGGCCGTCTTTGGCAACTCAACCTGGCTCGGCAACTCGAAGTTTAACATCGGGGCCAACCCGATCCTCTTTAACAATGTGCTCAACTGGATGCTGGAGCGAGACGAGATGGTCAACATCCCGCCCCAGGTGATCGAGCGCCATCAGCTCTTGATCAGCCAGGATGAAGCCTTTCAAATCTATCTACGCCTGCTGACGTTGCCCGGAGGGGTCGCGCTGGTCGGTATGTTGATCCTTATGCTACGCCGCCGATAA
- a CDS encoding DUF4340 domain-containing protein, with amino-acid sequence MRWKLTFVLLLLNVAAFYYLYHLENRDDPRDGNAGQSSLVLPESGDIVGITVTNRATDGQEQVRELKKKDRGGWQLVKPVHWPANENAVQKILDQLRFLEKEVRIPLSDIEKHSQGLADFGLDPAQFELVLISRNGERTKLEIGAPTKMGNRLYIMAPGGKEVLVVGDELLSSIAVPISELRNQRIFDIPVFELESLSIQSQAQRIRLVKGTDGWSFETPIPAKADDQLVQNTLALIVGLRVIRLIPTGEISPELAGLTAPSLRVTLGGNNRRQTLLLGGDVPNLPADAPAQVYARLENGGDDTTIFTVVKKPFEHITRAQEELRERRILRFDPSKVTALEINRAGRSLTLQRLESSTPDAAPAWQSVAKGSSGGEVKTEAASTDLVDKLISELHHLEVVAFVSDAPAPSDLEAWGLTDPIAKVTINASRDWTLLLGNNISAPKGDANAPHWANPRNLYAKTASKASVYALDLGILSALRADSLAYRSRTLTSLPKDARVESIKITDLKDNKVLFDQSIKTDSETWPTALPEDNVDRAEILTLVDTLKNFQVQEYLLPEFKELPNLPWRYQLDAAIIVPGGDGASEKRSYYFTLRDGVKQIGGSPQQNVTFMLTSNLIDALFPLTLAKNPPAAPRSPEEVMREPLDATQAPNK; translated from the coding sequence ATGCGTTGGAAACTGACATTCGTGCTTCTGCTGCTCAATGTGGCTGCGTTCTACTATCTCTATCATCTGGAGAACCGGGATGATCCGCGCGATGGCAACGCTGGCCAGAGCTCGCTCGTTCTGCCCGAGTCAGGCGACATCGTTGGCATCACCGTGACCAATCGCGCTACCGACGGCCAGGAGCAGGTGCGCGAGTTGAAAAAGAAAGACCGCGGCGGCTGGCAACTCGTCAAGCCAGTCCACTGGCCCGCCAATGAAAACGCCGTGCAGAAAATTTTGGACCAGTTGCGCTTCCTCGAAAAGGAAGTGCGCATCCCGCTGTCGGACATTGAAAAGCACAGCCAGGGCCTGGCCGACTTCGGCCTCGACCCCGCGCAATTCGAGCTGGTGCTGATCTCTCGGAATGGCGAACGCACCAAGCTGGAAATTGGCGCACCAACCAAGATGGGCAACCGCCTTTACATCATGGCACCCGGCGGCAAAGAAGTGCTCGTCGTGGGTGATGAGCTGTTGAGCTCCATTGCCGTGCCGATCTCAGAACTGCGCAATCAGCGCATTTTCGATATCCCGGTCTTCGAGCTGGAAAGCCTGTCCATCCAGTCCCAGGCGCAGCGCATCCGCCTCGTCAAGGGCACCGATGGCTGGTCCTTCGAGACGCCGATTCCCGCCAAAGCGGATGACCAACTCGTCCAAAACACATTGGCGCTCATCGTCGGCTTACGCGTGATCCGGCTAATCCCGACGGGCGAAATCAGCCCTGAGCTTGCCGGCCTAACCGCGCCCTCGCTCCGCGTCACCCTCGGTGGCAACAACCGCCGCCAGACACTACTGCTCGGCGGCGATGTGCCCAACCTCCCCGCAGACGCCCCGGCCCAGGTTTACGCCCGTTTGGAAAATGGCGGCGACGACACGACGATTTTTACGGTGGTTAAAAAGCCGTTCGAGCACATCACCCGTGCCCAGGAAGAGCTGCGTGAACGCCGCATTCTGCGCTTCGATCCGAGCAAGGTGACCGCTCTGGAAATCAACCGTGCCGGCAGAAGCCTGACCCTGCAACGCCTGGAGTCGAGCACGCCGGACGCCGCACCCGCCTGGCAAAGCGTGGCCAAAGGCTCCAGCGGCGGAGAAGTCAAAACCGAGGCCGCCTCCACCGACCTCGTCGATAAACTGATCAGCGAACTGCACCACTTGGAAGTCGTGGCCTTTGTCAGCGATGCACCGGCACCGAGCGACCTCGAAGCCTGGGGCCTCACTGACCCGATTGCCAAAGTGACGATCAACGCCAGCCGCGACTGGACGCTCCTGCTCGGGAACAATATTTCCGCGCCCAAGGGCGACGCCAACGCCCCGCACTGGGCCAACCCGCGCAACCTTTACGCCAAAACGGCGAGCAAGGCCTCAGTTTATGCACTCGATCTGGGCATCCTCAGCGCCTTGCGCGCAGACTCCCTGGCCTACCGCAGCCGCACGCTCACCAGCCTGCCCAAAGACGCCCGGGTTGAGTCGATCAAGATCACGGACCTGAAAGACAACAAGGTGCTCTTCGATCAAAGCATTAAAACCGATTCGGAAACCTGGCCCACCGCCCTACCCGAGGACAACGTGGACCGCGCCGAAATCCTGACGCTCGTTGACACGCTGAAAAACTTCCAAGTGCAGGAATACCTGCTCCCCGAGTTCAAGGAGCTGCCCAACCTACCATGGCGCTACCAGCTCGACGCCGCCATCATCGTGCCCGGTGGTGACGGAGCCAGTGAGAAGCGCTCCTATTACTTTACGCTTCGCGACGGCGTGAAGCAAATCGGCGGTTCGCCGCAGCAGAACGTAACCTTCATGCTGACCTCCAATTTGATCGACGCACTTTTCCCACTAACGCTGGCGAAGAATCCCCCTGCCGCGCCACGCAGCCCGGAAGAAGTCATGCGTGAACCACTCGACGCCACGCAAGCTCCCAACAAGTAA